The genomic DNA ATCAACTGTTACTCATTTTTTTTCTCTTGTTACTCCAGGAAAATTAGCAACTTTTAAACTATTTTTTTGAGACATTAAATTTATTAAAGTACTCTTTCCAGCATTAGGAACACCCATCACAAATAATTTTATTTTAGCTCCTAATAAACCTTTTTCTTTTGCTTTCGCAACTTTTGCAGCACTTATTTTTTTTATTTCATTTAAAATTATTTTTCTGCTATTTTGTTTTCTTAAATCAAGTCACAATACTTTACCATTGCTAAATCTTTTTTGAATCATTTGTTTTTTAGTTTCGTCCATTAAATCACTCTTGGTAATAATAAAAAGTCTATTTTTTTGGGGAGAAATAGAATCAAAATCTTCATTATAACTGCTTATTGGACATCTTGCATCTAAAACAATTACAAAAATATCTGCTAAAGTAGCATTATTTTTAATATCTTTCATTGCTTTAGCCATATGACCAGGATATCAATTTATTAACGTTGTTTCTTCATTCATTTTAATTACCCTTCATTTCCTCAAAAAGAATTTTTTCTTCATTTAAAGCTATTAAATTGTTCTTTTCGTTAATTAGTCTATTGTTTTCATCTTCTAAAATTTTTATTTTTCTATTTAATTCATGAATTTTACTATTTAATGAAGCTAATTGTAAATCTACTTCATTTTTGTTATATCCGTTTAATTCATAATTAAATATTTTAAAAGCAGTTTTATTCTTCATAGTAAATTTACCTATCCATTGCTAATTTTATTTAAAACAATACCAGCTGAAACTGATACATTCAAGCTTTCGAACTTAATTGGAATATAAACTTTAAAATCTAATAAATCATATATTTCTTTTTTTATACCATTACCTTCATTTCCGAAAATTATTACTATTTTTTTTGAATCAAAATTGACATCATTTAAAGGTATGCTATTTGATGATAATGTTGTACCATAAAGCTTATATCCATCTTCTTTTAGTTTTTTTAATTCTAAAAAAGAATTATTATAATTGACCAAATTTATATTAAATAAAGCTCCTTGGCTTGATCTAATTATTTTATCATTATAAAAATTAGAATTTGAAAAAACTGCATTAAATTCAAATGCTACTGATGATCTAATAATGGTTCCTATATTTCCAGGGTCTTGTAAATTATCTAAAAATACTATTTTTTCAAAATTATTATTTTTAATATTTTCTTTCTTACATAATGCAAAAATTCCCTCAGGATTTTTAGTTGTACACACAGAATTTAGCACATTATCCGAAACTAAAATAGAATCAGAATATTTCTCCTTGCCAAATAATTCATAAATTTCTAAACAATATTTTTTATTTATAGCTTCTTCTACTAAATTGTATCCTTCAACAATAAAAAAATCACTTTTATTATTATTAATATGCTTTTTTAGTTCTTTTATTTTAGTGTTTTGATTACTTGTTATTACTTTTCTCATTCTAATAAAAAATCTTTTCCTTTTTGAATTTCGAATTTAGATAAATCTTGAAAATCTAATTGTCTCATAACTTCAAAACCTAAAATTGATACACAATTAGCTAAATTGATAGATCTCATATTTGAAACCATTGGAATTCTTAAACAATTATCAAAATTATCCTTTAATATTTTTTTATCAATTCCAGTAGATTCTTTACCAAACATTAGCCATATTTCATTTTTTTTCAAATATTCTTTTTTATAATCAACATCAGAATAAGTAACTTGTCCATATCTAGTTACATAATAAATATTTTTATCTTTATACTTATTATAAAAAGCATCATAAGAATCATGAATTTCATGCTGTATATCACTTAAAATTCTTCCAGCTCCTGCTCTTTTTAAAAAATGTGGGCTTAATTCAAAAGAAATAGGTTTTATAATGTGCAATTTTGCTCCTAAAGCATAGCATGTTCTTATAATATTACCAGTATTTGGTGGTATTTCTGGTTCAAAAAGTACAATGTGTAACATAATGACTCCTTAATATTTAAAATATATTTATATTTTACTATTTATATAGTTTATTATGAAAAATAATGTGGAAAATAGTGAATTTACTAAAATCTTATTTTTTAGTATTGTAAAATTAATAAGCAAAGATTGTATAAGTCTTATTTATTATTTTCTTTGCACAAGGAGATTTATGTACAAGTACAAAGCAAAATTAATTTCTACACAAGAAGTTGTGGCTCAAGCAAACACTTTAGAAGATTTAGATGGTATGATTCTAGGGTATCGTCGTAAACAAAAAGTTGGTGAGCATACAAATGGAAATGAAAAAATACAAATTATTCATGTTGAAAGAGATTCATTGAAAGGAAAACATAAATCTAAAGAAATTATTTTAAAAGAAGTTTAATTCTTTTAGCAGGTTAACCCTGCTTTTTATTTTTTTAT from Mycoplasmopsis maculosa includes the following:
- the ylqF gene encoding ribosome biogenesis GTPase YlqF, giving the protein MNEETTLINWYPGHMAKAMKDIKNNATLADIFVIVLDARCPISSYNEDFDSISPQKNRLFIITKSDLMDETKKQMIQKRFSNGKVLWLDLRKQNSRKIILNEIKKISAAKVAKAKEKGLLGAKIKLFVMGVPNAGKSTLINLMSQKNSLKVANFPGVTREKKWVTVDNYYFMDTPGILLPKMDDQEAATKLAMIGSIETKIFPLRFLFNSFLKVIAKYYPNLFSKEYGLDESELIDLDEYKMHNILTKMAYLKGFMINNKFDFNKTYNHFINWVKNLKGVTFD
- a CDS encoding TrmH family RNA methyltransferase → MRKVITSNQNTKIKELKKHINNNKSDFFIVEGYNLVEEAINKKYCLEIYELFGKEKYSDSILVSDNVLNSVCTTKNPEGIFALCKKENIKNNNFEKIVFLDNLQDPGNIGTIIRSSVAFEFNAVFSNSNFYNDKIIRSSQGALFNINLVNYNNSFLELKKLKEDGYKLYGTTLSSNSIPLNDVNFDSKKIVIIFGNEGNGIKKEIYDLLDFKVYIPIKFESLNVSVSAGIVLNKISNG
- a CDS encoding tRNA (cytidine(34)-2'-O)-methyltransferase; amino-acid sequence: MLHIVLFEPEIPPNTGNIIRTCYALGAKLHIIKPISFELSPHFLKRAGAGRILSDIQHEIHDSYDAFYNKYKDKNIYYVTRYGQVTYSDVDYKKEYLKKNEIWLMFGKESTGIDKKILKDNFDNCLRIPMVSNMRSINLANCVSILGFEVMRQLDFQDLSKFEIQKGKDFLLEWEK
- a CDS encoding MAG6790 family protein, with protein sequence MYKYKAKLISTQEVVAQANTLEDLDGMILGYRRKQKVGEHTNGNEKIQIIHVERDSLKGKHKSKEIILKEV